TCCTCCTGGTGCGCACCCTGGGGGAAGGGCTCATCGACCACGTCTTCGACCCCCTCTTCGAGAACCTCTGGCGCCCCCTCCTGGACCGGCTGGGGACCGCCCTGGGCCCCGGGACAGCCCGGGACCTGCTGCTGGGCACCCTCTTCGACGGGCAGGTGGACTTCGAGCAGAGCTTCGGTATCCTCTCCACGGGTCTGTACGTGGAGTTCGCCATGGTGCTCCCCTACATCCTGGCCTTCTACGGGGTCTTGAGCCTCCTGGAGGACGTGGGCTACCTGCCCCGGCTGGCGGTGCTCTTCGACGCCCTGCTGCACCGCATGGGCATCCACGGCTACGCGGTGATCCCTACCCTCCTGGGCCTGGGGTGCAACGTGCCGGGCATCCTGGCCACCCGGGTCCTGGAGTCGCGGCGGGAGCGGTTCATCGCCTGCACCCTCATCTCCGTGGCGGTGCCCTGCACGGCCCTGCAGGCCATGATCGTGGGCTCCCTGGGGGCCATCAGCATGGGCTACGTGGCCCTGGTCTACGGGGTCCTGCTCCTCTCCTGGCTCCTCCTGGGGCGGTTCCTCCACCGGATCCTTCCGGGCTTCAGCCCGGAACTCATCGTGGAGATCCCCCCCTACCGCCTCCCCTCCCCCCGGGCACTGGGGATGAAGCTGGCCCTGCGGGTGAAGGACTTCCTGGTGGAGGCCACTCCCCTGGTGCTGGGGGGCATCCTGCTGGTGGACCTCCTGGAGATGGTCGGGGCCATGACCCTGCTGGCCCGGATTCTGGGCCCCCTCTTCCGGTGGGTCCTGGGGTTGCCCGGGGAGGCGGCGGGACCCATCGTCATGGGACTCTTCCGCAAGGACATCGCCATGGGGCTGCTCCTTCCCCTGCACCTGAGCCCCCGCCAGCTGGTGGTAGCCACCACGGTGCTCTCCATGACCTTCCCCTGCATCGCCACCTTCGTGGTGCTCCTCAAGGAGCTGGGGGGGCGGGACACCCTGCGGAGCATGGGGCTCATGATCGCCGCCGCCCTGCTCGCCGGGGGGCTCCTCAACGCCCTCTTCCTGCTGTTGGGATGATCGGATCGGGGCGAGGCACCGCCACGGAGGTTCCTCCCTTCGTGCGGGCCAGCTCCCAGGGGACGCCGTATACCGATTCCATCAGGTCCAGGTCCGGCCGACGGGGCTCCGTCTCCCCCGCCAGCCGCCCTTCCCGGAGGAAGACCAGCCGGTCCGCCGAGGCCAGGGCCAGGTTCACGTCGTGGAAGGCCGCCAGCACCGCCACCCCCCCCCCGCCCGGTTTCGCAGCAACTCCGCCACCCGAAGGGTCTGCCGGGGATCCAGGGCCGCCGTGGGCTCGTCCAGGAGCAGCACC
The sequence above is drawn from the Aminomonas paucivorans DSM 12260 genome and encodes:
- a CDS encoding ferrous iron transporter B, whose protein sequence is MSCSRSCPRRGSCATCPSPSSGEPCRGKLLLVGNPNVGKSALFSRLTGTHALSSNYPGTTVGFLEGRLAHGERCYRLVDVPGAYTLEATNEAEEIASRIVDEGADAAILVLDATALERNLVLALEVLERKLPALVALNMVDEARHKGISVDPAALEEALGIPVVSTVAVTGQGVKELLDRLPEARPARFAPSSKEERWVAVGRIVESVQKVTHRHHTWRDRLEDASVDPLWGILVGALVLGGSFLLVRTLGEGLIDHVFDPLFENLWRPLLDRLGTALGPGTARDLLLGTLFDGQVDFEQSFGILSTGLYVEFAMVLPYILAFYGVLSLLEDVGYLPRLAVLFDALLHRMGIHGYAVIPTLLGLGCNVPGILATRVLESRRERFIACTLISVAVPCTALQAMIVGSLGAISMGYVALVYGVLLLSWLLLGRFLHRILPGFSPELIVEIPPYRLPSPRALGMKLALRVKDFLVEATPLVLGGILLVDLLEMVGAMTLLARILGPLFRWVLGLPGEAAGPIVMGLFRKDIAMGLLLPLHLSPRQLVVATTVLSMTFPCIATFVVLLKELGGRDTLRSMGLMIAAALLAGGLLNALFLLLG